The Prunus persica cultivar Lovell chromosome G7, Prunus_persica_NCBIv2, whole genome shotgun sequence genome has a segment encoding these proteins:
- the LOC18770660 gene encoding E3 ubiquitin-protein ligase RNF12-A, producing MGSSSSRLGSRPSRARVNRTTNRSILSSFVCGGSSSRSTYEMEDHPAECLVKYAEQRNLDINQVRNSTEGTSLVSSTGARFTCPIIEIGSSSESTVAASQNTYFEDGLSSVHTSNQGKCLSKSKELVSPHQVSADYSHDESCRDNSTTASTSFKEQQSSDPVSVNCSANMDAVNGIGNSADKNVSQTCPEVMRPSSSSPQGIRNSRSTEVSVENHVAEVMAAHSSNADTEAARVSETPSSFHSLGNDSLREAIPSGLGFLVSNREQGEEDGSILHVDVMSISSNLLSRSNADASNREARRNGRRLFWDAFSRRSSRRFIDSPTILLSTDDTEDLGFHDRWLLGLSGDFFDDGIGADSGYQGNRIPNSNERRRHSRSEVWERLRVGLDDNSQRNTSCPTGIHPRGMCSCGSFLTEESSTRASISRIVMLAEALFEVLDEIHRQPVSLSLSMVSVPAPASVVDSFPLKSHTEVDTLKSGDDVAQCYICLAEYEEGDKIRVLPCHHEYHMSCVDKWLKEIHGVCPLCRGDVREGVITDCSVSNSEISSV from the exons ATGGGTTCGAGCAGTAGTCGACTGGGCTCCCGCCCATCACGGGCCCGAGTCAATCGCACCACCAATCGTTCCATACTCTCCTCTTTCGTCTGTGGTGGCTCCTCCTCACGTTCTACTTACGAG ATGGAAGATCATCCAGCTGAGTGTCTTGTGAAATATGCAGAGCAACGTAATCTGGATATTAATCAAGTTCGGAACTCCACAGAGGGAACTTCGTTGGTCTCCAGTACAGGGGCACGGTTCACCTGCCCCATTATTGAAATTGGATCATCATCTGAGAGCACTGTTGCAGCCAGTCAGAATACTTATTTTGAAGATGGTTTAAGCAGTGTTCATACAAGTAACCAGGGGAAGTGCTTGtccaaaagcaaagaactaGTATCTCCTCATCAGGTAAGTGCCGATTATAGTCATGATGAATCTTGTAGGGATAATAGTACTACAGCTAGTACTTCGTTTAAAGAACAACAATCTTCAGACCCAGTCTCTGTGAATTGTTCCGCTAATATGGATGCAGTCAATGGCATTGGTAATTCAGCAGACAAGAATGTATCTCAGACCTGTCCTGAGGTTATGCGTCCAAGTAGTTCCTCTCCACAGGGGATTCGGAATTCCCGCTCTACTGAAGTGTCTGTTGAGAATCATGTGGCTGAAGTAATGGCTGCCCATAGTTCTAATGCTGATACAGAAGCTGCTCGTGTTTCTGAAACACCATCGTCTTTTCACTCACTTGGAAATGATTCCCTTCGAGAGGCAATACCTTCTGGTTTAGGATTCCTTGTGTCCAATAGGGAACAAGGCGAGGAAGATGGAAGTATACTTCATGTTGATGTCATGAGTATTTCTTCCAACCTTTTGTCTAGAAGCAATGCTGATGCAAGTAATCGTGAGGCCAGAAGGAATGGCAGACGACTATTCTGGGATGCATTTTCAAGACGCAGTTCCAGAAGGTTTATTGATTCTCCAACAATTCTTTTATCTACTGATGATACTGAGGATCTAGGATTTCATGACAGATGGCTACTTGGTTTGAGTGGTGATTTTTTCGATGATGGGATTGGAGCTGATTCTGGTTACCAGGGCAATAGAATTCCCAACTCAAATGAACGACGACGGCATTCTAGATCCGAG GTCTGGGAAAGACTTCGTGTTGGCCTTGATGACAATAGTCAGCGTAATACGTCCTGTCCTACAGGAATCCACCCTCGTGGCATGTGCTCATGTGGCTCGTTCTTGACCGAAGAGTCTAGTACTCGGGCAAGTATATCAAGAATTGTCATGCTTGCTGAAGCTCTATTTGAG GTTTTGGATGAAATTCATCGCCAACCTGTGTCACTTTCACTATCTATGGTCTCAGTCCCTGCCCCTGCATCTGTTGTTGACTCTTTTCCTCTTAAGAGTCACACAGAGGTTGACACATTAAAGTCTGGGGATGATGTTGCACA GTGTTACATATGCCTCGCTGAGTATGAGGAAGGGGACAAAATTCGAGTTCTTCCTTGCCATCATGAGTATCACATGTCATGTGTTGATAAGTGGCTCAAAGAGATACACGG CGTTTGTCCACTTTGCCGAGGAGATGTTCGTGAGGGCGTCATCACTGACTGTTCCGTCTCCAACTCGGAGATATCTTCTGTTTGA